In Stutzerimonas stutzeri, a genomic segment contains:
- the lptE gene encoding LPS assembly lipoprotein LptE: MIKRNLAVAGLALLLSACGFQLRGTGDTSFALDELNLEARDSYGETAMQLEELLKDNGVRVSPSARYTLDLVSEQTRQRTASYTTAARSAEYELSSVLDYEFRGPQNTVLMQDSVEVQKVYVHDSSNLIGSDQEAGQLRQEMRRELLQQLSMRIRSITPAELDRLQQTAEAKKRAEAEAIEAQMREQSQRPMQSPIELPIQ, translated from the coding sequence ATGATCAAACGCAATCTCGCGGTGGCCGGCCTGGCCCTGCTCCTGAGCGCCTGCGGTTTCCAGCTGCGCGGAACCGGCGACACCAGTTTCGCCCTTGATGAGCTCAACCTTGAGGCCCGCGACAGCTATGGCGAGACTGCGATGCAGCTCGAAGAGCTACTCAAGGACAACGGCGTACGCGTCTCTCCGAGCGCGCGCTACACCCTGGATCTGGTAAGCGAGCAGACCCGCCAGCGCACCGCCAGCTATACGACTGCGGCGCGCAGTGCCGAATACGAACTGTCCAGTGTGCTCGATTACGAATTCCGCGGGCCGCAGAACACCGTTCTGATGCAGGACAGCGTCGAAGTGCAGAAAGTCTATGTACACGACAGCAGCAACCTCATCGGTTCCGATCAGGAAGCCGGCCAGCTTCGCCAGGAAATGCGCCGCGAACTGCTGCAACAGCTGAGCATGCGTATCCGCAGCATCACGCCGGCAGAGCTTGACCGACTTCAACAGACTGCCGAAGCCAAGAAGCGCGCAGAAGCCGAGGCCATCGAAGCGCAGATGCGCGAACAGAGCCAGCGGCCAATGCAGTCTCCAATCGAACTTCCAATCCAGTGA
- the holA gene encoding DNA polymerase III subunit delta: MKLPPAQLAKHLQGSLAPVYVVSGDEHLLCQEACDAIRGACRQQDFTERQVLNVETGFDWGQLIEAGASLSLFAERRLLELRIPNGKPGDKGAAALIEYLARPAEDTVLLISLPKLDGSAQKTKWAKALIDGKQVQFLQIWPVDAQQLPQWIRQRLSQAGLAAEQDAVELIAARVEGNLLAAAQEIEKLKLLAVDGQVTAETVQAAVADSARYDVFGLIDAALLGQPEHILQMLAGLRGEGVEAPVILWAVAREVRQLANIAQQYSQGVPLDRAFSQARPPVWDKRKPLVSKALQRHDAAGWQRLLMDSQRIDEQIKGQSEGDPWIGLTDLCLQLSGRRIGL; this comes from the coding sequence ATGAAGCTCCCCCCCGCCCAACTCGCCAAGCATCTGCAAGGATCGCTAGCACCCGTCTACGTGGTGAGTGGCGATGAGCATCTGCTTTGCCAGGAAGCCTGCGATGCCATCCGCGGCGCCTGCCGCCAGCAGGATTTCACCGAGCGTCAGGTGCTCAACGTGGAGACCGGCTTCGACTGGGGGCAACTCATCGAAGCCGGCGCCAGCCTTTCGCTGTTTGCCGAGCGACGCCTGCTGGAGCTGCGCATCCCCAACGGCAAGCCTGGCGACAAGGGCGCCGCCGCACTGATCGAGTATCTCGCACGTCCCGCCGAGGACACCGTGCTGCTGATCAGCCTGCCAAAGCTCGACGGCAGTGCGCAAAAAACCAAGTGGGCCAAGGCGCTGATCGATGGCAAGCAGGTCCAGTTCCTGCAGATCTGGCCCGTGGACGCACAGCAGTTGCCGCAATGGATTCGCCAGCGCCTGTCGCAGGCCGGACTTGCCGCCGAGCAGGACGCCGTGGAGCTGATTGCTGCGCGTGTCGAGGGCAACCTCCTGGCGGCCGCACAGGAGATCGAAAAGCTCAAGCTCCTCGCCGTAGATGGTCAGGTGACGGCCGAGACCGTGCAGGCGGCCGTCGCCGACAGCGCTCGCTATGATGTTTTCGGCCTGATCGATGCAGCGCTGCTGGGCCAGCCCGAGCACATCCTGCAAATGCTCGCAGGCCTGCGTGGCGAGGGTGTCGAAGCGCCCGTTATTCTCTGGGCCGTGGCTCGCGAGGTTCGCCAATTGGCCAATATTGCCCAGCAGTACAGCCAGGGCGTACCACTCGATCGCGCCTTCAGCCAGGCCCGCCCTCCAGTGTGGGACAAGCGCAAGCCGTTGGTCAGCAAGGCCCTGCAACGCCACGATGCGGCGGGCTGGCAACGCCTGCTGATGGACTCTCAGCGCATCGACGAGCAGATCAAAGGCCAATCCGAAGGTGATCCCTGGATCGGCCTGACGGATCTCTGTCTTCAGCTGAGCGGACGACGGATCGGGCTGTAG
- the arfA gene encoding alternative ribosome rescue factor ArfA codes for MSKQRKRPNKAKSVVAQPLFRSRQEQPKKGKGSYRREASQSTNWEASVLLAA; via the coding sequence ATGAGCAAACAACGAAAACGGCCAAACAAGGCTAAATCAGTGGTGGCGCAACCCTTGTTTCGCAGCCGCCAGGAGCAACCGAAAAAAGGCAAAGGCAGCTACCGCCGCGAAGCCTCCCAGTCGACAAACTGGGAGGCTTCGGTCCTTCTGGCGGCTTGA
- a CDS encoding lytic murein transglycosylase produces MLYTFVPILLLRTLIAGSALSIMVACAAEPVTPGQPLPASSGRTSSEWSEIAPSPQSFTQWRDTFRSEALQAGISAQVFDRAFAGVTPDPSVIIADRSQPEFTRPVWQYLNGALSRQRVDGGKQLLNQHEATLDDIEKHYGVDRNTLVAIWGLESSFGKIVGDKGVIRSLATLAHEGRRPGFAKSQLLAALEILDHGDVTADQLRGSWAGAMGQTQFIPTTYNTHAVDFDGDGRRDIWNSSADALASAAHYLQASGWKAGQPWGFEVRLPDGFDYALADSNIRKPLDEWRRLGLSELPAGMDETSATLLLPAGYRGPAFLVLDNFRAILRYNNSSSYALAIGLLSERFAGAGKVRASWPQDEQPLSRSERLELQERLSNQGFDPGTADGIIGANTRNAIRSFQQQLGWPADGHPTQELLGRLRAEP; encoded by the coding sequence ATGCTTTACACCTTCGTTCCCATATTGCTGCTGCGTACCCTGATTGCCGGATCAGCCCTGAGCATCATGGTCGCTTGCGCCGCCGAGCCCGTCACGCCGGGCCAGCCTTTGCCGGCCAGCTCTGGGCGCACCTCGAGCGAGTGGTCCGAAATCGCACCATCGCCGCAAAGCTTCACGCAATGGCGCGACACATTTCGCAGTGAAGCCCTTCAGGCGGGGATCTCCGCCCAAGTGTTCGACCGCGCCTTCGCAGGGGTAACGCCTGATCCGAGCGTTATCATCGCCGATCGCAGTCAGCCCGAATTCACTCGACCGGTCTGGCAGTACCTGAACGGCGCCCTTTCCCGACAGCGGGTCGATGGCGGTAAACAACTGCTGAACCAACACGAAGCGACGCTGGACGACATAGAGAAGCACTACGGCGTCGACCGCAATACCCTGGTGGCGATTTGGGGGCTGGAAAGCAGCTTCGGGAAGATCGTAGGTGACAAGGGCGTTATCCGCTCGCTGGCCACACTCGCGCACGAAGGGCGACGACCCGGCTTCGCAAAAAGCCAGCTGCTGGCAGCCCTGGAGATCCTTGACCACGGCGATGTCACCGCTGATCAACTTCGCGGCTCCTGGGCGGGCGCCATGGGGCAGACGCAGTTCATTCCGACCACCTATAACACCCACGCGGTGGATTTCGACGGGGATGGCCGCCGAGATATCTGGAACAGCTCGGCCGATGCACTGGCCTCAGCCGCCCATTATCTGCAGGCCTCCGGTTGGAAGGCTGGGCAGCCCTGGGGCTTCGAAGTCAGGCTACCGGACGGATTCGACTATGCCCTGGCCGACAGTAACATCCGCAAGCCATTGGACGAGTGGCGCCGCCTAGGTCTGAGCGAATTGCCGGCAGGCATGGATGAGACGAGCGCAACCCTGTTGCTTCCTGCGGGTTATCGCGGCCCCGCGTTCCTGGTGCTGGATAATTTCCGGGCTATCTTGCGCTACAACAACTCGTCATCCTATGCGCTGGCGATCGGCCTGCTGTCCGAGCGCTTCGCCGGTGCTGGCAAGGTGCGCGCAAGCTGGCCGCAGGATGAACAACCCCTTAGCCGTTCCGAGCGTCTTGAGCTGCAGGAGCGCCTGTCGAATCAAGGCTTCGACCCAGGCACTGCAGACGGCATCATCGGCGCCAACACCCGCAATGCCATTCGTAGTTTCCAGCAACAGTTGGGTTGGCCTGCCGATGGTCATCCGACGCAAGAATTGCTGGGACGGCTGCGGGCAGAGCCTTAA
- the lipA gene encoding lipoyl synthase, translating to MSDISQPKTVASGDKFRTTQGITAIKDGQKRRASSEPQVFEPKPKWLRVKAPSGSRFEAVKRNVGEHRLSTVCQESHCPNIGECWSNGTATIMLMGSVCTRACRFCAVDTGNPNGWLDKEEPQNTAKSVELMALRYIVLTSVDRDDLDDGGAAHYAACVRAIKERTPQVVVEALTPDFDGDLQAIERVADSGLEVFAQNVETVKRLTREVRDPRAGYEKTLRVLEHAKRHRPEMLTKTSLMLGLGESDEEILQTMDDLRAIGVDILTLGQYLQPTRNHLPVKRWVSPEEFNRFRDIGLEKGFMEVAAGPLVRSSYRADRVFEKNNLGLAVPVPVPGQPFDSSLIPTLNLN from the coding sequence ATGTCCGATATCTCCCAACCCAAAACTGTTGCTAGCGGCGATAAATTCCGCACCACCCAGGGCATCACCGCGATCAAGGACGGGCAGAAACGCCGCGCCTCAAGCGAACCCCAAGTGTTCGAACCCAAGCCCAAGTGGCTGCGGGTCAAGGCACCCAGCGGCAGCCGCTTCGAAGCGGTCAAGCGCAATGTCGGCGAACACCGCCTGAGCACCGTATGCCAGGAATCCCACTGCCCAAACATCGGCGAATGCTGGTCCAACGGCACTGCCACCATCATGCTGATGGGCTCGGTATGCACCCGCGCGTGCCGCTTCTGCGCGGTGGATACCGGCAATCCCAACGGCTGGCTGGATAAAGAGGAGCCACAAAACACCGCTAAATCAGTGGAGCTGATGGCGCTGCGCTATATCGTACTGACCTCGGTGGACCGAGACGACCTGGACGACGGGGGGGCCGCACACTACGCCGCCTGTGTGCGCGCCATCAAGGAGCGCACTCCGCAGGTGGTGGTAGAGGCCCTGACCCCGGACTTCGACGGCGATCTGCAAGCCATCGAACGCGTAGCGGACTCCGGCCTGGAAGTCTTCGCGCAGAACGTCGAGACGGTCAAGCGCCTCACCCGTGAAGTACGCGACCCCCGCGCAGGCTACGAGAAAACCCTGCGCGTGCTGGAACATGCCAAGCGCCATCGCCCGGAAATGCTGACCAAGACCAGCCTGATGCTGGGCTTGGGCGAAAGCGACGAGGAAATACTGCAGACCATGGACGACCTGCGCGCTATCGGCGTGGACATTCTCACCCTCGGCCAGTACCTGCAGCCAACCCGCAATCACCTGCCGGTCAAGCGCTGGGTCAGCCCGGAGGAATTCAACCGTTTCCGCGATATCGGTCTAGAAAAGGGCTTTATGGAAGTCGCCGCCGGCCCGCTGGTGCGCTCCAGCTACCGAGCTGACCGGGTCTTCGAGAAGAACAACCTGGGCCTGGCCGTGCCGGTACCGGTACCGGGTCAGCCGTTCGACAGCAGTCTGATTCCGACTCTTAATCTGAACTGA
- the lipB gene encoding lipoyl(octanoyl) transferase LipB has product MSATMLGVRELGLVEYQTAWQAMQRFTNGRLPVTDDEIWMLQHPPVFTQGQAGKAEHLLLPGDIPVVQADRGGQVTYHGPGQLVCYLMLDVRRLGIGVRELVSRIELSLIDLLASYDVQAFAKPDAPGVYVNGAKIASLGLRIRNGRSFHGLALNVDMDLEPFGRINPCGYAGMTMTQLADLVAGPIAFSEVSARLREQLVKHLGYAQQQALTGAIDC; this is encoded by the coding sequence ATGAGTGCAACGATGCTCGGCGTTCGCGAGCTGGGGCTGGTTGAATATCAGACGGCCTGGCAGGCCATGCAACGCTTCACCAACGGGCGTCTGCCGGTCACTGATGATGAAATCTGGATGCTGCAGCATCCACCAGTGTTCACGCAGGGGCAGGCCGGCAAGGCCGAGCACCTGTTGCTGCCCGGTGATATTCCAGTGGTCCAGGCCGATCGTGGTGGTCAGGTGACCTACCATGGCCCAGGGCAACTGGTGTGTTATCTGATGCTGGATGTCCGGCGACTGGGCATCGGTGTCCGCGAGCTGGTCAGCCGTATCGAACTGAGCCTGATCGATCTGCTTGCGAGCTACGATGTGCAGGCCTTCGCCAAGCCTGACGCGCCTGGCGTCTACGTTAACGGCGCGAAGATCGCATCGCTCGGCCTGCGCATCCGCAACGGTCGCTCATTTCATGGCTTGGCACTGAACGTGGATATGGATCTGGAACCCTTCGGCCGTATCAACCCCTGCGGATACGCCGGCATGACCATGACCCAGCTGGCCGATCTGGTCGCTGGGCCGATAGCATTTTCCGAGGTCAGTGCCCGTCTGCGTGAACAGCTGGTCAAGCACCTCGGCTATGCGCAGCAGCAGGCTCTGACGGGCGCGATAGACTGCTAA
- a CDS encoding DUF493 domain-containing protein has protein sequence MTESKSETQPPKIEFPCERYPIKVIGDAGEGFCEAVVEVIRRHAPNFDETTLVTRDSRNGRFLSVQVLITATSVEQLQAIHVDLRATGRVHMVL, from the coding sequence ATGACCGAAAGCAAAAGCGAAACACAGCCGCCAAAAATAGAATTTCCCTGCGAACGCTATCCGATCAAGGTGATCGGCGACGCGGGCGAGGGGTTCTGCGAGGCGGTAGTAGAGGTGATCCGGCGGCATGCGCCGAACTTCGACGAGACCACCCTGGTGACGCGCGACAGCCGCAATGGACGTTTCCTCTCCGTGCAGGTGCTGATCACGGCAACCAGCGTCGAGCAACTGCAGGCGATCCACGTCGATTTACGTGCGACCGGGCGCGTACATATGGTGCTCTGA
- a CDS encoding D-alanyl-D-alanine carboxypeptidase family protein, translating into MTITTFVHRLFLLAVLVVAPVAWAEPIIPSAPQLAAKSYVLMDAASGKVLVETAGDERLPPASLTKLMTAYIATLEIKKGQISGSDMVTISEKAWRTGGSRMFIQVNTQVSVDDLLHGIIIQSGNDASVAMAEHIAGSEEAFADLMNSTAQRLGMSNTHFMNATGLPNPEHYSSAADMAKLARAIIYEDPAHYDIYAQKEFFWNNIKQPNRNLLLWRDKTVDGLKTGHTEEAGYCLVASALRDGMRLISVVFGTNSEQARAAETQKLLTYGFRFFETRTFYQQGVELAKSRVWKGQQDQVSAGLANDLTLTLPRGQMDKLQAGLTFNPELTAPIQQGDVVGKVEVNLDGQVLQSTDLIALETVEEGGLFRRFWDSIQLFFFNLFN; encoded by the coding sequence ATGACTATCACCACCTTCGTGCACCGCCTGTTTCTTCTCGCCGTGCTGGTCGTAGCGCCGGTAGCCTGGGCCGAGCCGATCATTCCGTCAGCGCCACAACTGGCGGCAAAATCCTACGTTCTGATGGATGCGGCCAGCGGTAAGGTGTTGGTCGAGACGGCGGGCGATGAGCGTCTGCCGCCGGCCAGCCTAACCAAGCTGATGACGGCTTACATCGCCACCCTGGAGATCAAGAAAGGTCAGATCTCCGGCAGCGACATGGTTACCATCAGCGAAAAGGCCTGGCGCACCGGCGGCTCGCGGATGTTCATTCAGGTCAACACGCAGGTTTCGGTCGACGATCTGCTGCATGGCATCATCATCCAGTCTGGCAATGACGCTAGCGTAGCGATGGCTGAGCATATCGCCGGCAGCGAAGAGGCCTTCGCGGACCTGATGAACAGCACGGCGCAGCGGTTGGGCATGAGCAACACGCACTTCATGAACGCCACCGGGCTTCCTAACCCGGAACATTATTCGTCTGCCGCCGACATGGCAAAACTGGCCCGCGCGATCATTTATGAAGACCCGGCGCACTACGACATTTACGCTCAGAAGGAATTCTTCTGGAACAACATCAAGCAGCCCAACCGTAACCTGCTGCTGTGGCGCGACAAGACTGTTGATGGCCTTAAAACCGGACATACCGAGGAGGCGGGCTACTGCCTGGTGGCTTCGGCATTGCGCGACGGCATGCGTCTGATCAGCGTCGTGTTCGGCACCAACAGTGAGCAGGCCCGAGCCGCCGAGACGCAAAAATTGCTGACCTACGGCTTCCGCTTCTTCGAAACCCGGACCTTTTATCAGCAGGGTGTCGAGCTGGCCAAGTCCCGGGTCTGGAAAGGCCAACAGGATCAGGTCAGCGCCGGCTTGGCGAACGACCTGACCCTCACCCTTCCACGCGGACAGATGGACAAGCTGCAGGCTGGCCTGACCTTCAACCCTGAGCTGACAGCGCCTATTCAGCAGGGCGATGTGGTCGGCAAGGTCGAGGTTAATCTCGATGGTCAGGTGTTGCAGAGCACTGATCTGATCGCGTTGGAGACCGTGGAGGAAGGTGGGCTGTTCCGTCGTTTCTGGGATAGCATTCAGCTGTTCTTCTTTAATCTCTTCAACTGA
- a CDS encoding septal ring lytic transglycosylase RlpA family protein, producing MRIRLLVAIAVAALVAGCSSSPTSQSPAPAPSAGMSGPDDYSRPHKDGAPWWDVDVSSIPDATPMPHNGAFKANPYTVLGKTYYPLGDGRNYRATGTASWYGTKFHGQPTANGEKYDLYGMSAAHKTLPLPSYVRVTNLDNGKTVVLRVNDRGPFYSDRIIDLSFAAAKKLGYAETGTARVKVEGIDPEQWWAERGRPVPMVLAQPQKVASKPSGASLAQPVEQYAPPPAQHAAATLPVQVDRSDKAAAAKSGVFLQVGAFANPDAAQLLRDKLSSMTTAPVFVSSVVHQEQILHRVRLGPIDSVDEAAQLEQNVRLANLGSPRRVRDD from the coding sequence ATGAGGATTCGTTTGTTGGTGGCGATAGCTGTCGCTGCCCTCGTTGCCGGTTGCTCCTCTTCGCCGACGTCGCAATCACCAGCGCCTGCTCCGAGTGCGGGTATGAGCGGCCCCGATGACTATTCACGGCCTCACAAGGACGGCGCTCCTTGGTGGGACGTTGACGTTTCCAGTATTCCCGATGCGACGCCAATGCCCCATAACGGGGCGTTCAAGGCCAATCCCTACACGGTATTGGGCAAGACCTACTACCCACTCGGCGACGGCCGCAACTATCGAGCGACTGGCACGGCGTCCTGGTACGGCACCAAGTTCCACGGCCAGCCGACCGCCAATGGCGAGAAGTACGATCTGTACGGCATGAGTGCGGCACACAAGACGCTGCCGTTGCCCAGCTATGTGAGGGTGACCAATCTCGACAATGGCAAGACAGTGGTGCTGCGGGTCAATGATCGCGGTCCGTTCTACTCGGATCGAATCATCGATTTGTCCTTCGCGGCGGCGAAAAAGCTGGGCTACGCGGAAACCGGGACGGCACGGGTCAAAGTCGAAGGCATCGATCCCGAGCAGTGGTGGGCCGAGCGTGGCCGGCCGGTGCCAATGGTGCTGGCGCAACCACAGAAAGTCGCCAGTAAACCCTCCGGTGCCTCGCTTGCACAGCCGGTCGAGCAGTACGCGCCACCGCCAGCGCAGCATGCAGCTGCAACCTTGCCGGTCCAGGTCGATCGCAGCGACAAGGCGGCTGCAGCCAAATCAGGCGTGTTTCTTCAAGTCGGTGCCTTTGCCAATCCGGACGCTGCCCAACTGCTGCGTGACAAGCTCAGCAGCATGACTACCGCGCCGGTGTTCGTAAGTTCGGTGGTTCATCAGGAGCAAATTCTTCACCGCGTGCGCCTTGGACCGATTGACTCCGTGGATGAAGCCGCGCAGCTCGAACAGAATGTCCGCCTCGCCAATCTGGGAAGCCCCCGGCGAGTACGTGACGACTGA
- the mltB gene encoding lytic murein transglycosylase B: protein MLCGAGLFGAFGNTPGAFAAEYQGEKVAEFVREMTQDYGFASEQLIEMLAQAERKQAILDAISRPAERVKPWKEYRPIFITDSRIAQGVDFWRENEATLSRVEKEYGVPAQIIVAIIGVETFYGRNTGNYRVIDALSTLGFDYPPRQPFFRQQLKEFLLLAREEQVDPLTLTGSYAGAMGLPQFMPSSFRAYAVDFDADGHIDIWKNPVDAIGSAANYFKQHGWITGAPVVARATVKGERYEQGLTEGLEPVKTAAELRELGWQWQAEAQTADDTAVTAFRLDGVEGDEYWVGLPNFYVITRYNRSVMYALAVQQLAEQMVQARGMP, encoded by the coding sequence GTGCTCTGCGGAGCAGGTCTTTTCGGGGCGTTCGGCAATACCCCAGGGGCTTTTGCGGCGGAATACCAGGGCGAGAAGGTCGCCGAGTTCGTTCGCGAAATGACCCAGGATTACGGGTTTGCCAGTGAGCAGCTGATTGAAATGCTGGCTCAGGCGGAGCGCAAACAGGCGATCCTCGACGCCATTTCCCGACCGGCAGAGCGGGTCAAGCCCTGGAAGGAATACCGGCCGATCTTCATCACCGACTCACGGATCGCACAGGGGGTCGATTTCTGGCGCGAAAATGAGGCCACGCTTTCGCGCGTCGAAAAAGAGTACGGCGTGCCGGCCCAAATCATCGTAGCGATCATTGGCGTCGAGACCTTTTATGGTCGCAACACCGGCAACTATCGCGTCATTGATGCATTGTCCACGCTGGGCTTCGATTATCCGCCGCGCCAGCCGTTCTTCCGTCAGCAGCTTAAGGAGTTCCTGTTGTTGGCGCGTGAGGAGCAGGTCGACCCGCTGACCCTCACCGGCTCCTACGCCGGCGCGATGGGCCTGCCGCAATTCATGCCGAGCAGCTTTCGCGCCTATGCCGTGGACTTCGACGCCGACGGCCATATCGACATCTGGAAGAACCCGGTCGATGCCATCGGGAGCGCCGCCAACTACTTCAAACAGCATGGTTGGATTACCGGTGCGCCAGTGGTGGCACGGGCGACCGTCAAGGGTGAGCGATACGAACAGGGCCTGACCGAGGGCCTCGAGCCGGTCAAGACTGCTGCTGAGCTGCGTGAGCTTGGCTGGCAATGGCAGGCCGAGGCGCAGACGGCTGACGATACCGCGGTGACGGCCTTCCGTCTGGACGGCGTCGAAGGCGACGAATATTGGGTAGGCTTGCCGAATTTCTATGTCATCACGCGTTACAACCGTAGCGTGATGTACGCCTTGGCGGTGCAGCAGCTCGCCGAGCAGATGGTTCAGGCGCGAGGCATGCCATGA
- the rodA gene encoding rod shape-determining protein RodA: MRRRATLLQRMHIDGVLLLLLLLLAAGSLFVLYSAGGKNWDLLIKQATSYGIGLGALLVIAQLEPRFMARWVPLGYLLVVALLVAVDFVGYTAMGATRWISIPGVIRFQPSEFMKIIMPMTVAWYLSARALPPGFKHTLVSLGLILTPFVLILKQPDLGTSLLVLVSGAFVLFIAGLRWRWILGAIAALVPIAVAMWYFVLHNYQKQRVHTFLDPESDPLGTGWNIIQSKAAIGSGGVFGKGWLMGTQSHLDFLPESHTDFIIAVLAEEFGLVGVCLLLLVYLLLISRGLVITVQAQTLFGKLLAGALTMTFFVYVFINIGMVSGLLPVVGVPLPFISFGGTSLVTLLSGFGVLMSIHTHRKWITQV, translated from the coding sequence ATGCGCCGGCGGGCGACACTGCTGCAGCGCATGCATATCGACGGCGTGCTGCTCCTGCTGCTGTTGCTGCTGGCGGCCGGTAGTCTGTTCGTTCTCTATTCAGCGGGCGGCAAGAACTGGGACTTGCTGATCAAGCAGGCCACCTCTTATGGCATCGGCCTGGGCGCACTGCTGGTCATCGCGCAATTGGAGCCGCGATTCATGGCGCGCTGGGTTCCGCTTGGCTATCTGCTCGTCGTCGCGTTGCTGGTGGCGGTGGACTTCGTCGGGTATACGGCGATGGGGGCGACTCGCTGGATCAGCATTCCCGGCGTGATTCGCTTTCAGCCGTCCGAGTTCATGAAGATCATCATGCCGATGACGGTGGCCTGGTATCTGTCCGCTCGGGCCTTGCCTCCTGGGTTCAAGCACACCCTGGTCAGCCTGGGACTCATCCTGACGCCCTTTGTGCTGATTCTTAAACAACCGGATTTAGGTACCTCGTTGCTGGTACTGGTTTCCGGTGCGTTCGTGCTGTTCATAGCCGGGCTGCGCTGGCGTTGGATCCTGGGGGCGATTGCTGCGCTGGTACCGATTGCCGTCGCCATGTGGTATTTCGTCCTGCATAACTACCAGAAGCAGCGCGTACATACTTTCCTCGACCCGGAAAGCGATCCACTGGGAACCGGCTGGAATATCATCCAGTCGAAGGCGGCGATTGGCTCGGGCGGCGTGTTCGGTAAAGGCTGGTTGATGGGGACCCAGTCGCATCTGGATTTTTTGCCCGAAAGCCATACGGACTTTATCATTGCGGTCCTGGCCGAAGAGTTCGGTCTGGTCGGCGTCTGTCTCTTGCTGCTGGTGTATCTGTTGCTGATCTCGCGGGGGCTGGTGATCACGGTTCAGGCGCAGACGCTGTTTGGCAAGTTGCTTGCCGGCGCGCTTACCATGACCTTCTTCGTATATGTTTTCATCAATATCGGTATGGTCAGCGGATTGTTGCCGGTCGTAGGGGTGCCGTTGCCCTTTATCAGTTTTGGCGGCACTTCATTGGTGACCCTGCTATCGGGGTTCGGGGTTTTGATGTCGATCCACACCCATCGCAAGTGGATTACGCAGGTTTGA